One window from the genome of Anguilla rostrata isolate EN2019 chromosome 5, ASM1855537v3, whole genome shotgun sequence encodes:
- the helt gene encoding hairy and enhancer of split-related protein helt, with product MASKLKERKRTPVSHKVIEKRRRDRINRCLNELGKTVPMALAKQNSGKLEKAEILEMTVQYLRALHAADFPRGREKGELLAEFANYFHYGYHECMKNLVHYLTTVERMETKDTKYARILAFLQSKSRVITEPVFGSIGGLPDPTDYLCQLHSASDYQSHSPTDSVFQQSPPTHYWHSSARSPTIAYPQVPLSAQTQQHGSYLSPVQGLDHHYINFIGHSHANAFSLHTAQHAAL from the exons ATGGCATCCAAGCTGAAAGAACGCAAG AGAACTCCGGTTTCTCACAAAGTGATTGAGAAACGACGGAGGGATCGTATCAACCGGTGTCTGAATGAGCTGGGCAAAACGGTACCAATGGCTCTTGCAAAACAG AACTCTGGGAAGCTGGAGAAGGCGGAGATTCTGGAGATGACCGTTCAGTATCTGCGCGCACTCCACGCTGCGGACTTCCCGCGAGGCAGAGAGAAGG gtGAGCTGCTGGCAGAGTTTGCGAATTATTTTCACTATGGCTACCACGAATGTATGAAGAACCTGGTGCACTACCTTACCACCGTGGAAAGGATGGAAACCAAGGACACCAAATACGCGAGGATCCTCGCATTTTTACAGTCCAAATCCCGGGTCATCACCGAGCCCGTGTTTGGCTCAATAGGCGGCTTGCCTGACCCCACAGACTACTTGTGCCAATTGCACTCCGCTTCGGACTACCAAAGCCATAGCCCAACCGACTCCGTCTTCCAGCAGAGTCCTCCAACGCACTACTGGCACAGCTCCGCGCGCAGCCCCACCATCGCTTACCCGCAGGTTCCCCTATCCGCGCAGACGCAGCAACACGGCAGCTACTTGTCGCCTGTGCAAGGACTAGACCATCACTACATTAACTTCATCGGCCACTCGCATGCCAACGCGTTCAGTCTGCACACCGCACAACACGCTGCCTTGTAG